The Acidithiobacillus thiooxidans ATCC 19377 DNA window CGGCGGAGCCGGGCTGAATGTCTAAACTAGAGTATTGTAAATTATCCATTTTTTCGAGATTGGTAATGACAGTAAATATGGCTGCATATGTAGCCTGCAATCACTCTCCCGTCTTTCTATCTCAAAATTACTCAATAATACATTGCTGTAAGCAATCAGTTGGATTCGCCGCACTCGCGGGGTGATTCTGGTTTATTTGCATCCAAAGTCCTTTTGTTTATTGACGTATTTCTCTTGATTATAGATCCCAAGATCTTCTTATGATTAGCGGCCTTAGAGATCGCTTATCCTTCAACAAGCCACGGTGGCATAGCCTGCATTTTTGCTATGCTTTAGGCTCTGACGGAGAATCTGAAAAAAGCGTTGATAGCGTGACAACTCCTGCTCCATAAGCAAACCATGATCAGCCATGCGCTTCTGATCGGTATCGTTGGGTGTCCGTTCTTCATTGAGCGACTCAAGCTCGACTTTCAGTGCATGCCATTGTTCATTAACTAGATCGTGTCGCAATTCCAATACATTCAGAATCTCCAAAATTGTCTGATCGTCGAACACAGGTTCCTCTTTAACTGATAGTAACTGTTTGGATTTCATATGAACCTCCATGACCATTTATCCAGTGACCTCTTTCTGGGATAGCTGAGAATGCTTTTTAAAAAGCATCCTCAGATTTTGAATCAATGACCGCTATAAGTAGCCATTTTCGTGGTACGACCACGGAACACCCAGATTTGGTATGCGTTATAGCCTACCATGATAGGGAAGAAACCCGTCATGAACAAAGTAAACACGGCGATAGAGTCGGTCGGATTTGCCGCCTGCGCTATCGTCCATGTTTCCGGTACGATGTAGGGGAACATTGTTGCCCACATGGCAAACCACATCAGGGCGACTACACCTTCACCCCAGAGCAACGCCGCGAAATCCTGACGACTGGAATGCGCCATCATGGACTTATAAGCGAAGAACAAGATGAATAAAATCCAGATGAGCCACACCCACCAGTAGGGACCCGTCCACTTGGCACTTACCCAAGGGAAGATGGCATATGACCATATCAAGGTGATGACAATGGCCCCCAACGCGAGCAAAGAAAACAGATTGGTCCATTTTACGGCGCGTTTATAAATGGGATCCTCATGATCAAAGCGCGCGCAAAGATAGAGTCCGCCAGCTAAACCTCCAGCAATGACTGCTCCAATGCCTGTCCAGATACTGAATGGGCTGAGAAAACTGAAAGGGCCTCCGGAAAAGTGCGGTATGGCATCAAAAGCCGACGCATGCGCAGCAGCAACTCCCTCAAGCGCAATACCATGTTGCATGGGAAAGCCTTGTAAAGTCGCTCCCAATGCGACACCTGCCCCAAAAGGTGCTAATAGACTGCCCAACGCGAATGCCAAACCCCAGGATTTTTTAGAGCGGATAGCATGCCCATGAAACTCAAAGGCGATAGCGCGAGATATAATACCCCATAGGGCGAAAGCCAAGGGAATCAAAAGATAATTGAACGTTGACCCGTAAACCAGGGGAAAGGCTCCAAAGATCACGCCACCGGCTACCACCAGCCAGGTTTCGTTGGCGTCCCAAACACCCGCCATAGAGGCCATGATTGCGGCCCTTTCCTGTTCATCTTTAGCAAACAAGGCAAACACGCCAGCACCAAGATCTGCACCATCAAGACCTATATAAAACAAGAAAGACAAACAGAGGAGCAGCCACCACCAGGTAGACAGTGTGGTGGCAATTCTTGCAAGATCAAACATTGATTTTCTCCTTTAGCGGGCTCATACGTTTTTGTCTAACGTAGGTTTGGCAAAAGTCGGTTTAACAAGACCTCCGCCAGCTTTTTCTCCACCGTCTTTTCCGCCTGTGTCTTGATGGAAAAGCGTATCTGAATGGGGGATACCGTCGGTGCCTTTGGCGATGACGCGACTGAAGAAATACCAAGAGCCGCTCCAAACGGTCAGTTCAAAAATGATATAGCCAACCCACCAGAAAACCTCCTGACCAACCGTCATATGACTGACACCTTGATATGTGCGCATGAGACCGTTCACCAACCATGGCTGCCGTCCCACTTCACGCGTCCACCAACCGCACCAGACGGCCAGATAGGGTAGAAACGCGGAAAACACAACCGTTCTCAGGAACCAGGGGCGCTTACGCAGATCTGTTGCATTGAGCTTGCCGGTCAAACGTAACCAGTTCCCCCACAGCGCCACAAAGAAGAGGAAGAAACCTATAGTTACCATGATCCGGAAAGAGTAGAACGGAACCCATACGTCCGGACGATCCTTGGCTGGAAACTGGTCCATACCAGGAACGACGCCGTTCATAGTGTGGGTTTCGAGCATACTTAAAACATGTGGAATGGTAATGGCGAACACGTTGCCCGTATTCTGAGCATTCGGGAAGGCGATGATATGCCATCCAGTATCTACCTTCCCGTCAGGCAGGTAAGTCCGATAATGTCCTTCCATAGCTGCCAAAGAAGTTGGTTGTGTTTGGGCTACAGTTCTTCCCAATCCGTCTCCCAACCAGATTTGCGCGGGAGTAATAATCAAAAGCGCTAATAAAGCAGGCCTGAGAATCCTCGTAAAAAGATCGGCATTACGGTTTTTAAGGATGAACCAGGCGCTAGCGCCTACAGTAACAAATAATGCCAACTCAATCGTGGCTACCCACATATGGGGAAATCCCCAGATGCAGTTCTCGTTGAAAATGGCACTCCACCAATTCTTCACCTCAAATAGCCCATGTTTCAGAAAGATGCCGTCTGGAGTTTGCATCCACGAATTGGCTACCAAAATCCAGAAAGCGGAGAGAGTTGATGAAAGTCCAACATTAAAAGTGGAAAAGAGATGCATGCCTTTCCCGATCTTGCCCCAGCCAAAGATCATGAGGCCGATGAATCCGGCTTCATACATAAAGGCTGTGATGGTTTCAAAACCCAGGATATTGCCGAAGAATGGACCGACGGCTTGGGAGAAAGGACCGTAAAGGATGCCGAAAGCCATTTCCATGGTGACGCCGGTAGCGACGCCGGCACCGAAATTGATGATAAAGATTTTTTCGAAGAAACGTTCCAGACGATACCAACGCTCGTTGCCCGTTCGTAGCCACGCTACCTCAAGAGCGAAGAGTATCCAGGCCATTCCGATCGTAAGAGGCGTGTAGAGTATATGCAGGGACGTGATCCATGCAAAATCCAAACGACTCAAAAGCACCGGCCATGTGTTTTCCAGTAGCATAATGAAATCTCCGTTATAGTTGATTTGCTAACATCGAATCTATGCAGATTCCAGTTAGCTACAGGCAATAATCATACCTCAGAAGGTTAATATATTAACATTTTGATTTAAAAATGCTTTTCTTTAGTGATTTTTTACGATTTAGAGAAAATGGTTCATGTAAACCGCAACCACTGGTTTATATGAACCGCTACGGTTGATATGAACCGTTTTTTGCTGCGAACTGGGTGTGGATCCATGAGGTTTGCCCAACGCACAGTCTCTGGTTGTTCCGTTGGAACTCGTCATCACCGTCAGCCTGCAGATTTTCACCGGAATCGCCATGGTCTTGGATTGTCTTGCTATGCTTCCTTTTTATATGGATGGTGGGATCGTTGCTGGTCGTCTATTCATCGTGCTGGCACGGCCTTGGTTGCTGGGCACCCGGCCAAGCCGACGCACCTTATTTGATCTCTTCCCGGCTAGTCGACGCTGGCACACCATCATCCAACAAAGTTACCGACCCCTGCCCTCAATGCCATCGTCGATGGCGCCTTTCTTGCTTTTGCCACTGGGGAAGCTGTCCTGGGACTGCTTATAGTATTCACATGGTACGTGCTGGCCGACAAAAATTTA harbors:
- a CDS encoding cytochrome d ubiquinol oxidase subunit II; its protein translation is MFDLARIATTLSTWWWLLLCLSFLFYIGLDGADLGAGVFALFAKDEQERAAIMASMAGVWDANETWLVVAGGVIFGAFPLVYGSTFNYLLIPLAFALWGIISRAIAFEFHGHAIRSKKSWGLAFALGSLLAPFGAGVALGATLQGFPMQHGIALEGVAAAHASAFDAIPHFSGGPFSFLSPFSIWTGIGAVIAGGLAGGLYLCARFDHEDPIYKRAVKWTNLFSLLALGAIVITLIWSYAIFPWVSAKWTGPYWWVWLIWILFILFFAYKSMMAHSSRQDFAALLWGEGVVALMWFAMWATMFPYIVPETWTIAQAANPTDSIAVFTLFMTGFFPIMVGYNAYQIWVFRGRTTKMATYSGH
- a CDS encoding cytochrome ubiquinol oxidase subunit I, producing the protein MLLENTWPVLLSRLDFAWITSLHILYTPLTIGMAWILFALEVAWLRTGNERWYRLERFFEKIFIINFGAGVATGVTMEMAFGILYGPFSQAVGPFFGNILGFETITAFMYEAGFIGLMIFGWGKIGKGMHLFSTFNVGLSSTLSAFWILVANSWMQTPDGIFLKHGLFEVKNWWSAIFNENCIWGFPHMWVATIELALFVTVGASAWFILKNRNADLFTRILRPALLALLIITPAQIWLGDGLGRTVAQTQPTSLAAMEGHYRTYLPDGKVDTGWHIIAFPNAQNTGNVFAITIPHVLSMLETHTMNGVVPGMDQFPAKDRPDVWVPFYSFRIMVTIGFFLFFVALWGNWLRLTGKLNATDLRKRPWFLRTVVFSAFLPYLAVWCGWWTREVGRQPWLVNGLMRTYQGVSHMTVGQEVFWWVGYIIFELTVWSGSWYFFSRVIAKGTDGIPHSDTLFHQDTGGKDGGEKAGGGLVKPTFAKPTLDKNV